Proteins encoded together in one Flavobacteriales bacterium window:
- a CDS encoding dipeptidase codes for MKDLLTYVDANQDRYLAELMDLLRIPSVSADPKYKADVQRCAEAVKQRLVEAGVDRVEVCPTAGHPIVYGEKIADPAKPTVLVYGHYDVQPPDPLDLWTSPPFDPVIKDGVIYARGSADDKGQFYMHVKAVEAMLRHGGLPCNVKFMIEGEEEVGSDNLGLFAKANKERLKADVVLISDTAMIAKDVPSINTGLRGLSYLEVEVTGPNRDLHSGVYGGAVANPINALCEMIASLHDADRRITIPGFYDAVRELSAAERKALAEAPFDEQAYKKDLAIDAVRGEKGYSTEERSSIRPTLDVNGIWGGYIGEGAKTVLPSKAFAKISMRLVPDQKSEAITRLFQEHFTRIAPPGVKVVVRPHHGGEAVVTPIDSVAYRAASKAMEEAFGKTPIPTRGGGSIPIVALFEAELGLKTVLFGFGLDSDNIHSPDEHYGVFNYMMGIRTIPRFFHHYAALMNGRA; via the coding sequence GTGAAGGATCTCCTCACCTACGTCGATGCCAACCAGGACCGCTACCTGGCCGAGCTCATGGACCTGCTGCGCATTCCCAGCGTCAGCGCCGACCCCAAGTACAAGGCCGATGTGCAGCGCTGCGCCGAGGCCGTGAAGCAACGCTTGGTGGAGGCCGGGGTCGACCGTGTGGAGGTGTGCCCCACGGCCGGCCATCCCATCGTGTATGGCGAGAAGATCGCGGACCCCGCCAAGCCCACCGTGCTGGTATACGGTCACTACGACGTGCAGCCGCCCGACCCACTGGACCTGTGGACCTCACCGCCCTTCGATCCGGTGATCAAGGACGGGGTCATCTACGCCCGTGGAAGTGCCGACGACAAGGGACAGTTCTACATGCATGTGAAGGCAGTGGAAGCCATGCTGCGCCATGGTGGCCTGCCCTGCAACGTGAAGTTCATGATCGAAGGCGAGGAGGAGGTGGGCAGTGATAACCTCGGCCTCTTCGCGAAGGCCAACAAAGAGCGACTGAAGGCCGATGTGGTGCTCATCAGCGACACGGCCATGATCGCCAAAGATGTGCCCAGCATCAACACCGGCCTGCGCGGGCTCAGCTACCTGGAGGTGGAGGTCACCGGGCCGAACCGCGACCTGCACAGCGGGGTATACGGCGGGGCGGTGGCCAACCCCATCAATGCGCTCTGTGAGATGATCGCCAGCCTGCACGACGCCGACCGGCGCATCACGATCCCGGGCTTCTACGACGCGGTGCGTGAGCTGAGCGCTGCCGAGCGCAAGGCCCTGGCCGAGGCCCCGTTCGATGAGCAGGCATACAAGAAGGACCTGGCCATTGATGCGGTGCGCGGTGAGAAGGGGTACAGCACCGAGGAGCGCAGCAGCATCCGCCCCACGCTCGATGTCAACGGCATCTGGGGCGGCTACATCGGCGAGGGCGCCAAGACGGTGCTGCCGTCCAAGGCCTTCGCCAAGATCAGCATGCGCCTGGTGCCCGACCAGAAGAGCGAAGCGATCACCCGCCTGTTCCAGGAGCACTTCACGCGCATCGCGCCGCCGGGCGTGAAGGTGGTGGTGCGCCCGCACCACGGTGGGGAGGCGGTGGTGACGCCCATCGACTCGGTGGCCTACCGCGCCGCCAGCAAGGCCATGGAGGAGGCGTTCGGCAAGACCCCGATCCCCACGCGCGGCGGCGGCAGCATCCCCATCGTGGCGCTGTTCGAGGCCGAACTGGGCTTGAAGACCGTGCTCTTCGGCTTCGGGCTCGACTCGGACAACATCCATAGCCCGGACGAGCACTACGGCGTGTTCAACTACATGATGGGCATCCGCACGATCCCCCGCTTCTTCCACCACTACGCCGCCCTGATGAACGGCCGCGCGTGA
- a CDS encoding LEA type 2 family protein, producing the protein MVRWSAVPMLMGMSSLTGCTTYREVTVDGVENVRLAGMDAQGMAVRVEVRVTNPNRYRIHVHDPELDLYLNETRIGTAVLDTPLTVPARSTSTLRIPLHARVDGGPLLVMGLGMLLGDRPVLRAEGTVGARAGLVRKRFPIRLEAPLQR; encoded by the coding sequence ATGGTCCGCTGGAGCGCTGTGCCGATGCTGATGGGCATGTCCTCGCTGACCGGGTGCACCACGTACCGGGAGGTGACGGTGGACGGCGTCGAGAACGTCCGGTTGGCGGGCATGGACGCCCAGGGAATGGCGGTGCGGGTGGAGGTGCGGGTCACGAACCCCAACCGCTATCGCATCCACGTGCACGACCCCGAGCTCGACCTGTACCTGAACGAGACCCGCATCGGCACGGCCGTGCTGGACACGCCCCTGACCGTTCCCGCACGAAGCACCTCCACGCTACGCATCCCCCTGCATGCGCGGGTGGACGGCGGTCCGCTGCTGGTGATGGGGCTGGGCATGCTGCTGGGCGACCGGCCGGTGCTCAGGGCCGAGGGCACCGTGGGCGCCCGGGCCGGCCTGGTGCGGAAGCGCTTCCCGATCAGGCTGGAGGCCCCGCTCCAACGATGA
- a CDS encoding thioredoxin domain-containing protein: protein MNDSTAHRHTNRLIHESSPYLLQHAHNPVDWYPWGQEAFDSARAQNKLVLISVGYSSCHWCHVMERESFENDSIADLMNERFICIKVDREERPDVDQVYMGAVQLMTGRGGWPLNCFALPDGRPVYGGTYFAPTQWRQLLQDLGTTWAQEPDRVRSYADRLQQGIAELDLVVLNEDPAPFSRKELDRFVEVWEKQFDNEHGGPDRAPKFPMPNNYHFLLQQAWLTNDPALKAHVKLTLDRMARGGLFDQVGGGFARYSTDVLWKVPHFEKMLYDNAQLVSLYCQAWRAYGDPEHRRVVERTLAFLEREMRSPEGACYSALDADSEGEEGRFYVWTDEELRTALGADHELAVKLYAVGGDGLWEHGRNILLRPVDDSTFAQRNGIDPATLRTRIDAINARLLEVRARRERPGLDDKALVSWNALTVQAYADAYEAFGTPAYLEQAKRTMALLLGPCRRADGGLWHSYKNGKATINGYLEDYCFTIEALLALYGVTFDEAHVREAEKLAEYAIAHFHDSTSAMFHFTSDLDPPLVARRKEVNDNVIPASNSSMAKGLFLLGHLLDRPRYLALSEQMLQNVKGQMDSYPGGYSNWALLMQAHVFPFHEIAITGSEAAALRLGFGRHYVPNAVFLGTTAGSALPLLEGKLMDGTSTIYVCQNKTCRMPVGTVEEALRQLR from the coding sequence ATGAACGACAGCACCGCACATCGCCACACGAACCGCCTGATCCACGAGTCGAGCCCCTACCTGCTGCAGCACGCGCACAACCCGGTCGACTGGTACCCCTGGGGGCAGGAGGCCTTCGATTCGGCGCGCGCACAGAACAAGCTCGTGCTGATCAGCGTGGGCTACAGCAGCTGCCACTGGTGCCACGTGATGGAGCGCGAGAGCTTCGAGAACGACAGCATCGCCGACCTGATGAACGAGCGTTTCATCTGCATCAAGGTGGACCGCGAGGAGCGCCCCGATGTGGACCAGGTGTACATGGGTGCCGTGCAGCTGATGACCGGACGGGGCGGCTGGCCACTGAACTGCTTCGCGCTGCCCGATGGGCGACCGGTGTACGGGGGCACCTACTTCGCCCCGACGCAGTGGCGCCAGCTGCTGCAGGACCTGGGCACCACCTGGGCGCAGGAGCCCGACCGGGTGCGCAGCTACGCCGACCGCCTCCAGCAGGGCATCGCCGAGCTCGACCTCGTGGTGCTCAATGAGGACCCGGCGCCGTTCTCCCGCAAGGAGCTCGACCGCTTCGTGGAGGTGTGGGAGAAGCAGTTCGACAACGAGCATGGCGGGCCCGACCGTGCGCCGAAGTTCCCCATGCCGAACAACTACCACTTCCTGCTGCAACAGGCGTGGTTGACCAACGACCCCGCGTTGAAGGCCCACGTGAAGCTCACGCTGGACCGCATGGCACGCGGGGGCCTCTTCGACCAGGTGGGCGGCGGCTTCGCACGCTACAGCACCGACGTGCTCTGGAAGGTGCCGCACTTCGAAAAGATGCTGTACGACAATGCGCAGCTCGTGAGCCTCTACTGCCAGGCGTGGAGGGCCTATGGCGATCCGGAGCACCGCCGCGTGGTGGAGCGGACGCTGGCGTTCCTGGAGCGTGAGATGCGTTCCCCGGAAGGGGCCTGCTACAGCGCGCTCGACGCCGACAGCGAGGGCGAGGAGGGCCGCTTCTACGTGTGGACCGACGAGGAGCTGCGCACCGCCCTCGGCGCCGACCACGAGCTGGCCGTGAAGCTCTACGCCGTGGGCGGGGACGGGCTCTGGGAGCACGGCCGCAACATCCTGCTGCGACCGGTGGACGACAGCACCTTCGCGCAGCGCAACGGCATCGATCCCGCAACACTGCGCACACGCATCGATGCGATCAACGCGCGGCTGCTCGAGGTGCGTGCCCGCCGTGAACGGCCCGGGCTCGACGACAAGGCGCTGGTGAGCTGGAACGCGCTCACCGTGCAGGCCTATGCCGATGCCTACGAAGCGTTCGGCACCCCGGCCTACCTGGAGCAGGCGAAGCGCACCATGGCCCTGCTGCTCGGCCCATGCCGTCGCGCCGACGGCGGCCTGTGGCACAGCTACAAGAACGGCAAGGCCACCATCAACGGCTACCTGGAGGACTACTGCTTCACCATCGAGGCGCTGCTGGCGCTGTACGGCGTCACCTTCGACGAGGCGCATGTCCGCGAGGCGGAGAAGCTCGCGGAGTACGCCATCGCCCACTTCCACGACAGCACCAGCGCCATGTTCCACTTCACCAGCGACCTGGACCCGCCGCTGGTGGCGCGCCGCAAGGAGGTGAACGACAACGTGATCCCCGCCTCCAACAGCAGCATGGCCAAGGGGCTCTTCCTGCTCGGCCACCTGCTCGACCGCCCGCGCTACCTCGCCCTCAGCGAGCAGATGCTGCAGAACGTGAAGGGGCAGATGGACAGCTATCCGGGGGGATACAGCAATTGGGCCCTGCTGATGCAGGCGCACGTGTTCCCGTTCCACGAGATCGCCATCACCGGATCCGAGGCCGCGGCCCTGCGGCTCGGTTTCGGCCGGCACTATGTGCCGAACGCGGTCTTCCTGGGCACCACTGCCGGATCGGCGCTGCCCCTGCTGGAAGGCAAGCTGATGGACGGAACGTCCACCATTTACGTGTGCCAGAACAAGACCTGCCGGATGCCGGTGGGCACGGTGGAGGAGGCCCTGCGGCAGCTGCGATGA
- the tsaB gene encoding tRNA (adenosine(37)-N6)-threonylcarbamoyltransferase complex dimerization subunit type 1 TsaB: protein MALVLAIETSTWLCSVALGRDGALLAERNEEGEGFIHAERLHVLAEEVMQEAGVGFAALDAVAVGIGPGSYTGLRIGLSAAKGYAHALGCPLIGVGTLEVLTAALHATGTAQETEAVRHPMIDARRMEVFTAAFASDGRPLTAPEPRVLDAEWAAGLGAALVFGDGADKASAFWAATAGVVHVPGVRPWARAVLGLAAQRLRAGAVDDPAYLVPLYGKEAGVTKPRT from the coding sequence ATGGCCCTGGTGCTCGCCATCGAGACCTCCACCTGGCTGTGCTCGGTGGCCTTGGGCCGCGACGGTGCCCTGCTGGCCGAACGCAACGAGGAGGGCGAAGGATTCATTCATGCCGAACGCCTGCATGTTCTTGCGGAGGAGGTGATGCAGGAAGCAGGGGTGGGCTTCGCCGCGTTGGATGCCGTGGCCGTGGGCATCGGGCCGGGCAGTTACACCGGTCTTCGCATCGGGCTCAGTGCCGCCAAGGGCTACGCCCATGCCCTGGGCTGCCCGCTCATCGGTGTGGGCACCTTGGAGGTGTTGACCGCCGCCCTTCATGCCACGGGCACCGCACAGGAGACCGAAGCGGTGCGCCACCCCATGATCGACGCCCGGCGGATGGAGGTGTTCACAGCGGCCTTCGCTTCGGACGGTCGGCCCCTGACCGCGCCGGAGCCCCGCGTGCTGGATGCCGAATGGGCGGCGGGCCTGGGAGCAGCGCTGGTCTTCGGCGACGGCGCGGACAAAGCATCGGCGTTTTGGGCCGCGACGGCGGGTGTGGTGCATGTGCCCGGGGTACGTCCGTGGGCGCGCGCAGTGCTGGGCCTGGCCGCGCAGCGTCTCCGTGCCGGTGCTGTGGATGACCCGGCCTACCTGGTCCCGCTGTACGGCAAGGAGGCGGGTGTGACGAAGCCGCGCACCTGA
- a CDS encoding TolC family protein, which yields MNVRDRRRRDVQDAILAQRAAYTQYQAAQRSVEAAEENLRFAEARYEQGATNALELNTARNDLQRATADRITAKYSYVLAVKLLDILQGLPLTL from the coding sequence GTGAACGTGCGCGACCGCCGGCGCCGCGACGTGCAGGACGCGATCCTGGCACAGCGCGCGGCCTACACCCAGTACCAGGCCGCCCAACGCAGCGTGGAGGCCGCCGAGGAGAACCTGCGCTTCGCCGAGGCGCGCTATGAGCAGGGTGCTACCAACGCGCTCGAGCTGAACACCGCCCGCAACGATCTGCAGCGCGCCACCGCCGACCGCATCACCGCCAAGTACTCCTACGTGCTCGCCGTGAAGCTCCTGGACATCCTGCAGGGCCTGCCCCTCACGCTCTGA
- a CDS encoding TolC family protein, giving the protein MRSIAPLLLLVVHLVHAQSAWTLEQCVARAEERNLTLRGALLDTELADRTREQSFWSFFPDLNGGATHGYNYGRVIDRFTNTFATDRVRTNNFFLSSDLTVFNGLRLHNERRRAGLDLEAAQEAGDAVRNDVRSTVAQQFIEVLSAEERIRAAEAQLASTSQQTERMQALVDAGRNARSELINLRSQQAQQEFTLVDLRNRREQALLQLAQTLQLTSDELRGFSVTSPALSAMSVAEPTADVETVLAVVLAQDPLYRQAELRASSAERGVASPGPAAIRCSRSTPRPAPVTPGATSRPLATPSSALRSRSASQRAMRPCSSPTWTSRPRCGPSASSWTTTSTNRSASPFRCPSSTTAAPSWPSARRASSRSGRSWRW; this is encoded by the coding sequence ATGCGATCCATCGCCCCGTTGCTTCTGCTGGTCGTGCACTTGGTGCACGCCCAATCCGCTTGGACCCTTGAGCAATGCGTCGCGCGTGCCGAGGAGCGGAACCTCACCCTGCGCGGCGCTCTGCTGGACACCGAGCTCGCCGACCGCACACGGGAACAGTCGTTCTGGAGCTTCTTTCCCGACCTGAACGGAGGGGCCACCCACGGATACAACTACGGCCGGGTGATCGACCGCTTCACCAACACCTTCGCCACCGACCGGGTGCGCACCAACAACTTCTTCCTGAGCAGCGATCTCACCGTGTTCAACGGGCTTCGGTTGCACAACGAGCGGCGCCGTGCCGGGCTCGACCTGGAGGCGGCGCAGGAGGCGGGCGATGCCGTGCGCAACGATGTGCGCAGCACCGTGGCGCAGCAGTTCATCGAGGTGCTGAGCGCCGAGGAGCGCATCCGGGCGGCCGAGGCCCAGCTGGCCAGCACCAGCCAGCAGACCGAGCGCATGCAGGCCCTGGTCGATGCCGGGCGGAACGCGCGGTCCGAACTGATCAACCTCCGGTCGCAGCAGGCCCAGCAGGAGTTCACGCTCGTGGATCTGCGCAACCGCCGCGAACAGGCGTTGCTCCAGCTGGCGCAGACCCTGCAGCTCACCTCGGACGAATTGCGCGGGTTCTCCGTGACCAGCCCGGCCCTCTCCGCGATGAGCGTGGCCGAGCCCACCGCCGATGTGGAGACCGTGCTCGCCGTGGTCCTGGCCCAGGACCCGCTCTACCGACAGGCGGAACTGCGCGCCTCGAGCGCCGAGCGCGGCGTGGCATCGCCCGGGCCGGCAGCTATCCGGTGCTCTCGTTCAACGCCTCGGCCGGCACCGGTTACTCCGGGCGCAACTTCGAGGCCATTGGCGACCCCATCGTCGGCCCTCCGGAGCAGATCGGCTTCACAGAGAGCAATGAGGCCGTGTTCATCCCCAACGTGGACTTCGAGACCCAGGTGCGGCCCTTCGGCAAGCAGCTGGACGACAACCTCAACGAATCGCTCGGCCTCACCCTTTCGCTGCCCATCTTCAACAACCGCCGCACCGAGCTGGCCGTCAGCCAGGCGCGCATCCAGCAGGAGCGGGCGGAGCTGGAGGTGGTGA
- a CDS encoding OmpA family protein — protein MRPIRILFLLSWGLAAIALQGQEASRLTQANGDCTGAIPIADSVYHQPDAVRGFGNKLEIKENPVDHLQWLEREHHSTWYKFRSPVTTTLTFDIIPDNPADDIDFLLFEGAIPGICDKIPSRVVQPVRSNISRNDPALGSRCGLSKDAADDFVRSGVGASYSRAIEVKEGDLFYLVVDYQDRPLAGYTIHFHYDPPPKPVDEEPTTQKQQLVINVTDARSGKPVDANLTIDGMVFDKVVEAKGRSTYSYEMDMYRNLKIGCVREGYMFTSVKVKGSMEPTLTVDLKLTPIAPGEHVVLEDIRFVGNEDKVLRSSEASLLLLLRFLQENPRVRIEVEGHVNGPTFKNKKEFIDLSAARARSIYDFLMVNDVEPERVTYVGLGNSRMLFPEPKTKEESEANRRVEVKVVGN, from the coding sequence GTGCGACCCATCCGCATCCTGTTCCTGTTGTCCTGGGGCCTCGCCGCGATCGCGCTGCAGGGCCAGGAAGCCTCGCGCCTGACGCAGGCGAACGGGGACTGCACCGGGGCCATCCCCATCGCCGATTCGGTGTACCATCAGCCCGACGCCGTGCGCGGCTTCGGCAACAAGCTGGAGATCAAGGAGAACCCGGTGGACCACCTGCAGTGGCTCGAGCGCGAGCACCACAGCACGTGGTACAAGTTCCGGAGCCCGGTGACCACCACGCTCACCTTCGACATCATCCCGGACAACCCCGCGGACGACATCGATTTCCTGCTTTTCGAGGGCGCCATCCCGGGCATCTGCGACAAGATCCCGAGCCGGGTGGTGCAGCCGGTGCGGTCGAACATCAGCCGCAACGACCCCGCCCTTGGCAGCCGCTGCGGCCTGAGCAAGGACGCTGCGGACGACTTCGTGCGTTCCGGGGTGGGCGCCAGCTACAGCCGTGCCATCGAGGTGAAGGAGGGCGACCTCTTCTACCTGGTGGTGGACTATCAGGACCGGCCGCTCGCCGGCTACACCATCCATTTCCACTACGATCCGCCCCCGAAGCCGGTGGACGAGGAGCCGACCACGCAGAAGCAGCAACTGGTCATCAACGTCACCGACGCGCGGAGCGGCAAGCCCGTGGATGCGAACCTCACCATCGACGGCATGGTGTTCGACAAGGTGGTGGAGGCCAAGGGCCGCAGCACGTACAGCTATGAGATGGACATGTACCGCAACCTGAAGATCGGCTGCGTGCGCGAGGGCTACATGTTCACCTCGGTGAAGGTGAAGGGCAGCATGGAGCCCACGCTCACCGTGGACCTGAAGTTGACGCCGATCGCCCCGGGCGAGCATGTGGTGCTGGAGGACATCCGCTTCGTAGGCAATGAGGACAAGGTGCTGCGGTCGTCGGAAGCCTCTCTGCTGTTGCTGTTGCGCTTCCTGCAGGAGAACCCGCGGGTGCGCATCGAGGTGGAGGGCCATGTGAACGGCCCCACCTTCAAGAACAAGAAGGAGTTCATCGACCTCAGTGCCGCACGCGCCCGTTCGATCTACGACTTCCTGATGGTGAACGACGTGGAGCCTGAACGGGTGACCTACGTCGGCCTGGGCAACTCGCGCATGCTCTTCCCCGAGCCGAAGACCAAGGAGGAGAGCGAGGCCAATCGCCGCGTGGAGGTGAAGGTGGTGGGCAACTGA
- a CDS encoding GxxExxY protein: MTHNEVSSLVIKAAIAVHRALGPGLLESVYQVCLLAELKSMGLRVQEQVAVPIVYRGERLANDLRIDLLVEDRVIVEIKAVEELHPIHTAQLLTYLKLTNKKLGLLINFNTTKLIEGLERVMNGYLDEGE; encoded by the coding sequence ATGACGCATAACGAAGTATCGAGCCTCGTCATCAAGGCGGCCATCGCCGTGCATCGCGCTTTGGGGCCGGGTCTTCTTGAAAGCGTGTATCAAGTCTGCTTGTTGGCCGAACTGAAGAGCATGGGGCTGCGAGTGCAAGAACAGGTCGCCGTGCCCATAGTTTATCGTGGGGAGCGGCTGGCGAATGATTTGCGCATCGATCTGCTGGTTGAAGATCGGGTCATCGTAGAGATCAAGGCTGTTGAAGAGCTCCATCCCATCCATACAGCCCAGCTGCTCACGTATTTGAAGCTGACCAACAAGAAGCTCGGCCTGCTCATCAACTTCAATACGACCAAGCTCATTGAAGGGCTCGAGCGCGTCATGAACGGATATCTGGACGAAGGAGAATAG
- a CDS encoding homocysteine S-methyltransferase family protein, whose protein sequence is MKTIEQLAQEPASALLAAADKRILVLDGAMGTMIQRLGLTEEDFHPKGMEDHKILLKGNNELLSLSRPDAIRTIHEQYLETGADIVETNTFSATSIAQAEHECSHLAREINLASARLAREACAKYTAMDPSKPRFVAGAIGPMNKTASLSPDVNDPGYRAVTFDQLVSAYKEQVEALLDGGVDILLVETIFDTLNAKAAFYAIDEVFEERGTRVPLMCSVTITDASGRTLSGQTIEAFLISMQHVPLFSMGLNCALGAAQMRPYTEVIAEQSPCRVSIYPNAGLPDQMGEYRETPEVTARLVGEFMANGWVNVVGGCCGTTPEHIAALAKEAGKHAPRATPVLA, encoded by the coding sequence ATGAAGACGATCGAACAACTCGCCCAAGAACCCGCCTCCGCCTTGCTGGCTGCGGCGGACAAGCGCATCCTCGTCCTCGACGGGGCCATGGGCACCATGATCCAACGCCTCGGCCTCACCGAGGAGGACTTCCATCCCAAAGGCATGGAGGACCACAAGATCCTGCTCAAGGGCAACAACGAACTGCTCTCGCTCTCGCGCCCCGATGCCATCCGCACCATCCACGAGCAATACCTGGAGACCGGCGCCGACATTGTGGAGACGAACACCTTCAGCGCCACCAGCATCGCGCAAGCCGAGCACGAGTGCAGCCACTTGGCGCGCGAGATAAACCTCGCTTCGGCACGCTTGGCCAGGGAAGCCTGTGCCAAGTACACCGCGATGGACCCGAGCAAGCCGCGCTTCGTGGCCGGCGCCATCGGGCCCATGAACAAGACCGCCTCGCTCAGCCCCGACGTGAACGACCCCGGCTACCGCGCCGTCACCTTCGACCAGCTTGTGAGCGCCTACAAGGAGCAGGTGGAGGCCCTGCTCGACGGCGGTGTGGACATCCTGCTGGTGGAGACCATCTTCGACACGCTCAACGCCAAGGCCGCCTTCTACGCCATCGACGAGGTGTTCGAGGAGCGGGGCACCCGCGTGCCGCTCATGTGCAGCGTCACCATCACCGATGCCAGCGGGCGCACCCTCAGCGGCCAGACCATCGAGGCCTTCCTCATCAGCATGCAGCATGTGCCGCTCTTCAGCATGGGCCTCAACTGCGCGCTGGGCGCGGCCCAGATGCGGCCCTACACGGAGGTGATCGCCGAGCAGAGCCCCTGCCGCGTGAGCATCTACCCCAACGCCGGCCTGCCCGATCAGATGGGCGAGTACCGCGAAACGCCCGAGGTCACCGCGCGCCTCGTGGGGGAGTTCATGGCCAACGGCTGGGTGAACGTGGTGGGCGGGTGCTGCGGGACCACGCCGGAGCATATCGCGGCGCTGGCGAAGGAGGCGGGGAAGCATGCGCCTCGTGCAACACCGGTGCTGGCATGA
- a CDS encoding DUF420 domain-containing protein, with product MPPREAHPARSLRLEERPAKRLIWAFSAIVFTAVVVLNRVQVPAPEGLDVHVFARINAVLNSLVSVLLLTGLFTAKAGRWAAHRAAMMGAMALSVLFLVSYIIHHLFAGDTAFGGTGAVKVLYYVILFSHIVLAGISLPFILFTSYRALSAQYPEHRRLARRVWPVWFYVSVTGVVVYLMISPYY from the coding sequence ATGCCCCCCCGCGAAGCCCATCCCGCCCGCAGCCTCCGCCTGGAGGAGCGCCCCGCCAAACGCCTCATCTGGGCCTTCTCGGCCATCGTCTTCACGGCCGTGGTGGTGCTCAACCGCGTGCAAGTACCAGCGCCCGAGGGCCTCGACGTGCACGTGTTCGCCCGCATCAACGCCGTGCTCAACAGCCTGGTGAGCGTGCTGCTGCTGACGGGCCTTTTCACCGCCAAGGCCGGCCGCTGGGCCGCCCACCGCGCGGCCATGATGGGCGCCATGGCCCTCAGCGTCCTCTTCCTGGTGAGCTACATCATCCACCACCTCTTCGCCGGCGACACGGCCTTCGGGGGCACCGGTGCGGTGAAGGTGCTGTACTACGTGATCCTGTTCAGCCATATCGTGCTGGCCGGCATCAGCCTGCCCTTCATCCTGTTCACCTCCTACCGCGCCCTGTCGGCGCAGTACCCCGAGCACCGCCGCCTCGCCAGGCGGGTGTGGCCCGTGTGGTTCTACGTGAGCGTCACCGGCGTGGTGGTGTACCTGATGATCAGCCCGTATTACTGA
- a CDS encoding SCO family protein, with product MRPAPRWKKIAVLGGIPLFILLLFLFFAPPLGLAKHRYAFLPYYGPKEVNAPGDTTYFTVPPFAFTDQFGRPFSDRDVEGRILVVDFFFTRCTTICPRMTRQMQQLQLKLDDDAFDDVVFLSHTVDPENDTAEVLNAYARRHQADTARWKFLTGPKADLYLLGSEGYFLAAREDVMAPDGFLHSEMFVLVDKDRHIRGYYDGTKTAEVGRLAGDIKMLLKEEKVRRREAAERGS from the coding sequence ATGCGCCCCGCGCCACGCTGGAAGAAGATCGCCGTCCTGGGCGGCATCCCGCTCTTCATCCTGCTCCTGTTCCTCTTCTTCGCACCGCCCCTGGGCCTGGCGAAGCACCGCTACGCCTTCCTGCCCTACTACGGCCCCAAGGAGGTGAACGCCCCCGGCGACACCACCTACTTCACCGTGCCGCCCTTCGCCTTCACCGACCAGTTCGGCCGTCCCTTCAGCGACCGCGACGTGGAGGGCCGCATCCTGGTGGTCGACTTCTTCTTCACCCGCTGCACCACCATCTGCCCGCGCATGACGCGCCAGATGCAGCAGTTGCAACTGAAGCTCGACGACGACGCCTTCGACGACGTGGTCTTCCTGAGCCATACGGTGGACCCGGAGAACGACACGGCCGAGGTGCTCAACGCCTACGCCCGCCGCCACCAGGCCGACACCGCCCGCTGGAAGTTCCTCACCGGCCCCAAGGCGGACCTGTACCTGCTGGGCAGCGAGGGCTACTTCCTGGCCGCCCGCGAGGACGTGATGGCGCCCGACGGCTTCCTGCACTCGGAGATGTTCGTGCTGGTGGATAAGGACCGCCACATCCGCGGCTACTACGACGGCACCAAAACGGCCGAGGTGGGGCGCCTGGCCGGCGACATCAAGATGCTGCTGAAGGAGGAGAAGGTGCGCCGGCGCGAGGCCGCCGAGCGTGGCTCGTGA
- a CDS encoding cytochrome C oxidase subunit IV family protein, translated as MERDDIIEYSLDAHHGEEEGRRIRRKIWAVTGLLAVITTIEVAVGAYWKEWFDASAWHMIKLLYVVLTLVKAGYIVAVFMHLGDERRNIRAIILVPYALFILYLLWIAIWESNYVHHLWTEFL; from the coding sequence ATGGAACGCGACGACATCATCGAGTACAGCCTGGACGCCCATCACGGTGAGGAGGAGGGCCGTCGGATCCGACGCAAGATCTGGGCGGTGACCGGTCTGCTGGCCGTGATCACCACCATCGAAGTGGCGGTGGGCGCCTACTGGAAGGAGTGGTTCGATGCTTCGGCCTGGCACATGATCAAGCTGCTGTACGTGGTGCTCACCCTGGTGAAGGCCGGTTACATCGTGGCCGTCTTCATGCACTTGGGCGATGAGCGCCGCAACATCCGCGCGATCATCCTGGTGCCCTACGCGTTGTTCATCCTGTATCTCCTCTGGATCGCGATATGGGAGTCGAACTACGTCCACCACCTGTGGACGGAGTTCCTCTGA